A section of the Prionailurus bengalensis isolate Pbe53 chromosome C2, Fcat_Pben_1.1_paternal_pri, whole genome shotgun sequence genome encodes:
- the VIPR1 gene encoding vasoactive intestinal polypeptide receptor 1 isoform X3 yields the protein MWDNLTCWPATPPGQVVVLDCPLIYKFFSPVQGRNVSRSCTNEGWTHLEPGPYPIACGLNDKASDLEEQQQSMFYSSVKTIYTVGHSLSLAALLVATAILSLFRKLHCTRNYIHMHLFISFILRATAVFIKDLILFNSEDVDYCTKGSVSCKAAMVLFQYCIMANFFWLLVEGLYLHTLLAVSFFSERKYFWGYILIGWGVPSIFTIVWTIIRLYFEDTGCWNTINSSFWWIIKAPILTSILVNFILFICIIRILVQKLQSPDVGKSHSSPYSRLAKSTLLLIPLFGVHYIMFAFFPNNFTAEVKMVFELVMGSFQGFVVAILYCFLNGEVQAELRRKWRRWHLQGFLGSDPKYQHPSGGSNGATCSTQVSILTRVSPGARRSSSFQAEVSLV from the exons ATGTGGGACAACCTCACCTGCTGGCCAGCCACCCCTCCGGGCCAGGTGGTCGTCTTGGACTGCCCCCTCATTTATAAGTTCTTCTCTCCAGTTCAAG gccgCAACGTGAGCCGCAGCTGCACCAACGAGGGCTGGACGCACCTGGAACCTGGCCCCTACCCCATTGCCTGTGGCTTGAATGACAAGGCATCAGATTTGGAAGAG CAGCAGCAGTCAATGTTCTACAGTTCTGTGAAGACCATCTACACCGTCGGCCACAGCCTGTCCCTCGCTGCCCTTCTGGTCGCTACAGCCATCTTGAGCCTGTTCAG GAAGCTCCACTGCACGCGGAACTACATCCACATGCACCTCTTCATATCCTTCATCCTGAGGGCCACCGCTGTCTTCATCAAAGACTTGATCCTGTTCAACAGCGAGGACGTGGACTATTGCACCAAGGGCTCG GTGAGCTGTAAGGCAGCCATGGTCTTATTCCAGTACTGTATCATGGCCAACTTCTTCTGGCTGCTGGTGGAGGGCCTCTACCTGCACACCCTGCTGGCCGTCTCCTTCTTCTCTGAGCGGAAGTACTTCTGGGGGTACATACTCATCGGCTGGG GGGTGCCCAGCATATTCACCATTGTGTGGACAATCATCAGGCTCTATTTTGAGGATACTGG ATGCTGGAACACCATCAACTCCTCATTTTGGTGGATCATAAAGGCCCCCATCCTCACCTCCATCTTG GTGAACTTTATCCTGTTTATTTGCATTATCCGGATCCTGGTTCAGAAACTTCAGTCCCCAGATGTTGGCAAGAGTCACAGCAGCCCATACTC GAGGCTGGCCAAGTCTACTCTTCTGCTGATCCCCCTGTTTGGAGTGCACTACATCATGTTCGCCTTCTTTCCCAACAACTTTACAGCTGAGGTGAAAATGGTCTTTGAGCTCGTCATGGGGTCTTTCCAG gggtTTGTGGTGGCCATCCTGTACTGCTTCCTCAATGGCGAG GTGCAGGCGGAGTTGCGGCGGAAGTGGAGGCGCTGGCACCTGCAGGGCTTCTTGGGCTCGGACCCTAAATACCAGCACCCGTCAGGAGGCAGCAACGGGGCCACATGCAGCACGCAGGTCTCCATTCTGACCCGCGTCAGCCCGGGCGCGCGCCGTTCCTCCAGCTTCCAGGCCGAAGTCTCCCTGGTCTGA